A portion of the uncultured Bacteroides sp. genome contains these proteins:
- a CDS encoding xanthan lyase yields the protein MIAQEVSTELRAKIGNFLTVTARKEISVARINIDSVAIEKNELILFANINCSYIPFREDNVQTIYREVQALLPQELAKYKLKICTDKKAIEEFIPMALRTKKDKKAGTFTNKSDKPLISKLSVPYAPTKGLQSRHIALWQSHGFYYEPKLTRWEWQRARIFQTVEDLYTQSFVLPYLVPMLENAGANVLLPRERDTQAVEVIIDNDGCRNASVYTEKDADKRWSTGKETGFAHLRDQYINFENPFKEGTYRLTETIKKGKENLAEWIPSIPKAGKYAVYVSYKTVENSTEDALYTVYHKGGVSQFKVNQTMGGGTWIYLGHFSFDAGRNDACKVVLSNKSDKSGRMVTADAIKIGGGYGNIARRIADGGIATENTRSSDITTPITTKQLPKVDYPYETSGYPRFTEGARYWLQWAGMPDSVYSESQGKNDYTDDYKSRGLWVNYLAGGSSACPTDKGLKIPVDMAFAFHSDAGTTMNDSIIGTLGIFQTAGYDGTFANGTSRYASRDLTDLIQTNIVNDIRALYEPKWTRRGMWNQSYFEARVPKVPTMLLELLSHQNFADMRYGIDPRFRFTVSRSIYKGMLQFLCSQYKQEYVVQPLPVDNMSIRFIGENEMELTWQPVNDPLEATAKAEKYIVYTRIGDGDFDNGVVVQQNSYRTVIPAGVVCSYKVTALNKGGESFPSEILSTGRAFNSKGTVLVINGFDRISAPADFVAPADSIAGFLDPLDHGVPYKEDISYIGSMKEFRRVIPWMDDDASGFGDSYGNYETMVIAGNTFDYPAVHGAAILKAGYSFVSCNDEAVENKHASMNDYPSVDLILGKEKQTKMGRGGVIPIEFKTFTPEMQKAISAYSKAGGNIFVSGAYVASDLWDNAQANKEDKAFATDILKYKWRVGQAATTGQVKSVASPFDMINGKYSYYNELNSDSYVVESPDALEPSAEGAYTVLRYSENNLSAGIAYEGDYKTCVLGFPFESIRTSGEREQLMQSILSFFEKQRKNK from the coding sequence ATGATTGCACAAGAAGTCTCTACGGAACTGCGGGCTAAAATCGGCAACTTTCTTACCGTTACAGCTCGTAAGGAGATTTCTGTTGCCAGGATAAACATTGATTCTGTTGCCATTGAGAAGAATGAACTCATTCTCTTTGCCAACATTAATTGCTCTTACATCCCATTTCGTGAAGACAATGTGCAGACTATTTATCGTGAAGTACAAGCTCTCCTCCCCCAGGAATTAGCAAAATACAAACTAAAAATCTGCACTGACAAGAAAGCGATTGAAGAGTTTATTCCAATGGCTTTGCGGACCAAGAAGGATAAAAAAGCAGGTACTTTTACCAATAAGTCTGATAAGCCATTAATCAGCAAACTCTCTGTGCCTTACGCCCCCACAAAAGGTTTGCAGAGTAGACACATTGCTTTGTGGCAAAGTCACGGATTTTATTATGAGCCTAAACTAACACGTTGGGAATGGCAGCGAGCCCGCATCTTTCAAACGGTAGAAGATCTCTATACTCAGAGTTTTGTCCTCCCCTACCTTGTTCCAATGCTTGAGAATGCAGGAGCAAACGTATTGCTTCCTCGAGAGAGAGACACTCAAGCGGTGGAAGTTATCATTGATAATGACGGTTGCCGCAATGCATCTGTCTACACCGAAAAGGATGCTGATAAGAGATGGAGCACTGGTAAAGAGACCGGATTTGCTCATTTACGTGATCAATACATTAATTTTGAGAATCCTTTCAAAGAGGGTACTTACCGCTTAACGGAGACAATAAAGAAAGGGAAAGAGAACTTGGCAGAGTGGATTCCTTCTATTCCGAAAGCGGGTAAGTATGCCGTTTATGTGTCTTACAAAACAGTAGAGAATAGTACGGAAGATGCTCTCTACACTGTTTATCACAAAGGTGGCGTATCTCAATTCAAAGTCAACCAAACGATGGGCGGTGGCACATGGATTTATCTGGGACATTTTAGTTTCGATGCAGGAAGAAATGATGCTTGCAAAGTTGTATTAAGCAACAAATCGGATAAGTCGGGACGAATGGTCACAGCGGATGCGATTAAGATTGGAGGAGGTTATGGCAACATAGCACGTAGAATAGCCGATGGTGGTATAGCTACTGAAAACACTCGAAGTTCTGACATCACAACTCCGATAACAACCAAACAGTTGCCTAAAGTAGACTATCCATACGAAACAAGTGGTTATCCAAGATTTACCGAAGGTGCTCGTTATTGGCTCCAGTGGGCGGGCATGCCTGATAGTGTCTATTCCGAAAGTCAAGGAAAAAATGACTATACGGATGACTATAAATCACGTGGATTATGGGTGAACTATTTAGCAGGAGGATCATCTGCCTGTCCTACGGATAAAGGATTAAAAATTCCTGTTGATATGGCTTTTGCCTTTCATTCGGATGCAGGAACTACGATGAACGATTCCATTATCGGCACATTAGGTATTTTCCAAACAGCAGGTTATGACGGAACATTTGCCAATGGAACATCCCGCTATGCATCAAGAGATCTAACCGATTTGATACAGACCAACATTGTAAATGACATTCGCGCTTTGTACGAGCCTAAATGGACACGCCGTGGTATGTGGAATCAATCGTACTTTGAAGCTCGAGTGCCTAAAGTTCCTACCATGTTGTTAGAACTACTGTCTCATCAGAATTTTGCAGATATGCGTTATGGCATTGATCCTCGTTTCCGCTTCACTGTAAGCCGCTCCATATACAAAGGAATGCTCCAATTTCTCTGTTCGCAATACAAACAAGAATATGTGGTGCAGCCATTGCCGGTGGACAATATGAGTATCCGTTTCATTGGAGAAAATGAGATGGAATTGACTTGGCAACCGGTCAATGATCCGCTGGAGGCAACAGCTAAAGCTGAAAAGTACATTGTATATACCCGCATAGGGGATGGAGACTTTGATAACGGAGTAGTCGTTCAGCAGAATTCCTATCGCACTGTGATTCCGGCCGGAGTGGTTTGCAGTTACAAAGTGACTGCCTTAAACAAAGGTGGAGAAAGTTTCCCTTCGGAGATTCTTTCTACCGGCAGAGCATTCAACTCTAAGGGTACAGTCTTGGTTATCAACGGATTCGACCGGATCAGTGCTCCGGCCGACTTTGTTGCTCCCGCAGATAGTATTGCCGGATTCCTCGATCCATTAGATCACGGAGTTCCTTATAAAGAGGACATCAGTTACATTGGTAGTATGAAAGAGTTCCGCCGCGTCATACCTTGGATGGACGATGATGCATCCGGTTTTGGTGATAGCTATGGAAATTACGAAACGATGGTTATTGCAGGAAATACATTTGATTACCCGGCTGTGCATGGTGCAGCAATCCTCAAAGCCGGTTACTCTTTCGTTTCTTGCAACGATGAAGCAGTAGAGAACAAACATGCCTCCATGAACGATTATCCATCTGTCGATTTGATTTTAGGCAAAGAAAAACAAACGAAGATGGGACGAGGAGGAGTCATCCCAATAGAGTTTAAGACTTTCACACCGGAAATGCAAAAAGCGATTTCGGCTTATTCCAAAGCGGGAGGAAATATCTTTGTTTCAGGAGCCTATGTTGCCTCTGATTTATGGGATAATGCTCAAGCAAACAAAGAAGATAAAGCTTTTGCCACTGATATTCTTAAATACAAGTGGCGTGTAGGTCAGGCTGCAACAACGGGACAAGTAAAAAGTGTAGCCTCACCATTTGACATGATCAACGGTAAATACAGTTATTACAATGAATTGAACTCCGACTCTTATGTAGTAGAGTCACCCGATGCATTAGAGCCTTCGGCTGAAGGAGCATATACCGTACTTCGATATTCGGAGAACAACCTTAGTGCTGGAATAGCTTATGAGGGAGATTACAAAACATGTGTACTGGGATTTCCCTTCGAGTCCATACGTACAAGTGGTGAGAGAGAGCAATTGATGCAATCAATACTTTCTTTCTTTGAAAAACAACGCAAAAATAAGTAG
- a CDS encoding DUF1343 domain-containing protein, whose translation MKTILLIAILLCGSICMNAQPKEGNSVIVGAELTKEYFPILKNKRIAVFSNHTGMIGNKHTLDVLLENKFNVVAIFSPEHGFRGNADAGEHVSSSVDTKTGVPILSLYDGKAGKPSEESMRKFDILIVDIQDVGLRFYTYYISMVKLMDACAEYNRKMLILDRPNPNGHYVDGPILDMKYKSGVGWLPIPIVHGMTLGELALMVNGEKWLPASRVCDVTVVKCKNYTHQTLYKLPIPPSPNLPNMKAVYLYPSTCFFEATPVSLGRGTSLPFQIYGHPNMTGCSYSFIPKSISGAKNPPQLGKLCHGVNLSGLSDKEIGGKGVDLSYIIDAYRNLNMGDHFFRPFFESLVGTDYVRKMIEEGKDANEIKAMWKGDVEKFKAQRRPYLLYAE comes from the coding sequence ATGAAAACGATTCTACTTATAGCTATTTTATTGTGCGGTTCAATTTGCATGAATGCACAACCGAAGGAAGGGAATTCTGTCATTGTCGGTGCTGAACTGACAAAAGAATACTTCCCTATTTTGAAGAATAAGCGCATTGCGGTGTTTTCTAACCATACCGGTATGATAGGCAATAAGCATACTTTGGATGTATTATTAGAAAACAAGTTCAATGTAGTTGCTATTTTCTCTCCGGAACATGGGTTCCGTGGAAATGCAGATGCAGGAGAACATGTTTCAAGCTCTGTTGATACAAAGACGGGGGTACCCATACTTTCATTATATGACGGAAAGGCTGGAAAGCCCAGCGAAGAATCTATGCGCAAATTTGATATACTAATCGTAGATATACAAGATGTAGGCTTGCGATTCTATACCTATTATATATCTATGGTGAAACTAATGGATGCTTGCGCGGAATATAATCGTAAGATGCTAATTTTAGATCGTCCCAATCCTAACGGCCACTATGTAGACGGACCGATACTTGATATGAAATATAAATCAGGGGTGGGATGGCTCCCTATTCCCATTGTGCATGGCATGACTTTAGGCGAACTCGCCCTAATGGTAAATGGAGAGAAATGGCTCCCCGCATCAAGAGTCTGTGACGTCACAGTAGTCAAATGCAAAAACTATACACACCAAACATTGTATAAGCTTCCTATTCCTCCATCACCTAACTTACCTAACATGAAAGCAGTTTACCTTTATCCGTCTACTTGCTTTTTTGAAGCCACTCCTGTTAGTCTAGGTAGAGGAACTTCTCTCCCATTCCAGATCTATGGACATCCCAACATGACAGGATGCAGCTACAGTTTCATCCCTAAAAGTATTTCGGGTGCAAAAAACCCACCTCAACTCGGAAAGTTATGCCATGGTGTAAATTTAAGCGGACTTTCTGATAAAGAAATAGGAGGAAAAGGTGTAGATTTGAGCTACATTATTGATGCCTACAGAAACCTTAACATGGGTGACCATTTCTTTCGCCCGTTCTTCGAATCGCTGGTCGGTACGGATTATGTACGAAAGATGATTGAAGAAGGGAAAGATGCAAATGAGATCAAGGCAATGTGGAAAGGCGATGTAGAAAAATTTAAGGCACAGCGTAGGCCATACCTGCTATATGCAGAATGA
- a CDS encoding sodium:solute symporter: MSPVLVLVTIAAYFLILFSISYIAGRKADNQGFFVGNRKSSWYVVAFAMIGSSISGVTFVSVPGMVATSNFAYLQMVLGFVAGQFIIAFVLIPLFYKMNLVSIYEYLENRFGTSSYKTGAWFFFISKMLGAAVRLFLVCLTLQLLVFDPLQLPFILNVIATVALVWLYTFRGGVKSLIWTDSLKTFCLVVSVVLCIYYISSDLKLSFSGMVASITKSDLSKLFFFDDINDKRYFFKQFLAGIFTMIAMTGLDQDMMQRNLSCKNFKDSQKNMITSGISQFFVILLFLMLGVLLYTYTAQNGITNPAKSDELFPMIATGNYFPIIVGILFIIGLISSAYSAAGSALTALTTSFTVDILGTKGKAEGEIVKIRKRVHVGMAIVMGLVILVFNMLNNTSVIDAVYILASYTYGPILGLFAFGIFTKKQVRDKYIPLVAIISPILCFILQKNSEAWFNGYAFSYELLIFNAFFTFIGLSLMIVKDKK; encoded by the coding sequence ATGAGCCCTGTTCTAGTTTTAGTTACGATAGCAGCTTATTTTTTGATTTTATTTTCCATATCCTATATAGCGGGTAGAAAAGCAGACAATCAAGGGTTCTTTGTTGGAAACCGGAAGTCATCTTGGTATGTAGTAGCCTTTGCTATGATTGGTTCGAGCATATCGGGTGTTACGTTTGTTTCAGTACCGGGAATGGTAGCAACCAGCAATTTTGCATACCTACAGATGGTGCTCGGTTTTGTAGCAGGGCAGTTCATTATTGCTTTCGTATTAATACCATTATTCTATAAAATGAATCTTGTTTCCATCTACGAGTACTTGGAGAACAGATTCGGAACATCTTCTTATAAAACAGGAGCCTGGTTTTTCTTTATCTCCAAAATGCTGGGAGCAGCAGTCCGCTTATTCTTAGTATGCCTCACTTTGCAGTTATTGGTATTCGACCCTCTACAATTACCTTTCATCCTGAATGTGATTGCTACTGTTGCCCTAGTATGGCTATATACTTTTCGTGGCGGAGTGAAATCGTTGATATGGACAGACTCTTTAAAAACATTTTGTTTAGTAGTATCGGTAGTACTATGCATCTATTATATATCATCCGACTTGAAACTAAGCTTTAGCGGAATGGTGGCTAGCATTACTAAGAGTGATCTTTCTAAACTATTTTTCTTTGATGATATAAACGATAAACGTTATTTCTTCAAACAGTTTCTGGCAGGGATCTTTACGATGATTGCCATGACCGGATTGGATCAGGATATGATGCAACGAAACCTAAGCTGCAAAAACTTCAAAGATTCTCAAAAAAACATGATCACTAGTGGTATATCACAGTTCTTTGTAATTTTACTTTTTCTTATGCTTGGCGTATTGCTATACACATATACAGCTCAAAACGGAATTACCAATCCGGCTAAGAGTGATGAACTGTTTCCGATGATTGCCACGGGCAATTACTTTCCCATTATTGTCGGTATACTGTTCATTATCGGATTAATCTCTTCAGCATACTCGGCCGCCGGTTCTGCACTGACTGCTCTGACCACCTCTTTTACAGTAGATATACTAGGGACAAAGGGAAAGGCAGAAGGCGAGATCGTTAAAATACGCAAGCGCGTGCACGTAGGTATGGCCATAGTAATGGGTTTAGTCATCCTTGTTTTCAATATGTTGAACAATACCAGCGTCATAGATGCAGTATATATTTTGGCTAGTTATACTTACGGTCCCATACTAGGACTATTCGCATTCGGCATTTTCACGAAAAAACAAGTTCGAGATAAATATATTCCGTTAGTGGCTATCATCTCGCCTATTTTATGCTTCATCTTGCAAAAGAATTCGGAAGCATGGTTCAACGGATATGCGTTTAGCTACGAGCTATTGATATTTAATGCATTCTTTACTTTCATTGGCCTCAGCCTAATGATTGTAAAAGACAAAAAATAA
- a CDS encoding SusC/RagA family TonB-linked outer membrane protein yields the protein MRRKLATSTVLLAILMLFASPLPLAAKTNTPPDTSSAQQTTKKRSGKIVDPKGESIIGANVMVKGTSIGTITDIDGHFNINAADKDQLKVSYIGYTTKIITVGNSSTINITLEEDSRSLDEVVVTAEFGMKRVARTIGSSVQNVKASDIIESGRDNFISALQGRVSGMTVTSTGGAPGSSTTVVLRSITSISGNNQPLYVVDGIPMNNSTFNPATFADVDASYSSRNLDFASRGNDFNPEDIESMTVLKGAAAAALYGSDASNGAIIITTKKGAVGKGKVTYSNMFRWDNAYGYPEMQTKYAQGAYGTTNYYYTSRYGGLYEKGTTLYDNTDAVMQTGFTSKHNISVEAGSEVATLRAAASFLDQTGVVKGTDYSRMNFTLSGQAKITDWMKFEASMQYTSTTNDKALRGTDGPLYKSMLWPSVDNMSNYLADDGSHMRMPNYYTDTDLLNPLFDINKNKYYDESDRFITNAAVSITPFKNAFLRAQVGWDVGMQTFETSKHPYYYNNNAGSGVYNLAKSNFSDPTLNIIAGYSNDFFNKKITLALQAGYHQIENGVTRLATYGTKFAVVNFQSINNCDASTIVSNTTTTKRRVQAISGQMELGYNNMAFLTLRARNDWSSTLPPNNKSFFYPAMEVAFIPTELAFLKNNKYINFLKLRGSIAQVGKDAGPNEIKPQLQATGLTGGGYQYGYTGSNEKLKPEMTTSHEVGFEGRFWDDRINTDFTYFWTHCADQIVKGFRLSYATGFVLNNMNVGTFDTKGWEAHVDADIIRKSNGFRWNVGVNVSSTKSKVVYLPDNVSEYYNSSTWNSGGIRNGIMVGHSVTTLTGKAYQRNDAGEILIDPTTGIPLVSSTWSVIGDREPKLRFGLTTSLAYKGMRLSAMFSGRYKATVVNGTKRSMMEKGTSWESVELRERGPVVFNGVLKDGNENTTSPTKNNITVSYDTYGASIYTGADEDWLEKNVNYLRLQELRVSYTMPAKWLKKSLISNANIYAAGNDLFTWTNYSGIDAVGNTVSAAAGGTGGEGYDVWSIPNPRGISFGLSLTFR from the coding sequence ATGAGAAGAAAATTAGCTACATCAACAGTGCTACTAGCGATATTGATGCTTTTTGCGTCCCCATTGCCCCTAGCAGCAAAAACAAACACTCCACCTGATACATCTTCAGCCCAACAAACCACAAAAAAAAGAAGTGGCAAGATAGTCGACCCTAAAGGAGAATCGATTATCGGAGCAAACGTTATGGTGAAAGGAACAAGCATAGGCACAATTACCGATATTGACGGACACTTTAACATCAATGCGGCTGATAAAGACCAATTAAAAGTGTCTTATATTGGATATACGACTAAAATAATTACTGTAGGCAATAGTTCAACAATTAACATTACTTTAGAAGAAGACTCACGTTCCTTGGACGAGGTTGTAGTTACTGCCGAATTTGGAATGAAACGTGTTGCTCGCACTATTGGTTCATCTGTACAAAATGTAAAAGCGAGTGATATCATAGAATCTGGACGCGACAATTTCATTTCAGCACTTCAGGGACGCGTTTCAGGAATGACAGTAACATCCACAGGAGGTGCTCCCGGATCGTCAACAACTGTTGTTCTAAGAAGCATTACTTCTATTTCAGGAAACAATCAACCACTCTATGTGGTCGATGGTATCCCAATGAATAATTCCACGTTCAACCCCGCGACATTTGCTGATGTTGACGCATCGTACTCAAGTAGAAACTTAGATTTCGCCTCTCGCGGCAACGATTTCAATCCTGAAGATATTGAATCAATGACAGTATTGAAAGGTGCAGCCGCTGCTGCACTTTATGGCTCAGATGCCTCAAACGGGGCTATCATCATAACCACAAAAAAAGGAGCTGTAGGTAAAGGCAAGGTGACATACAGCAATATGTTCCGCTGGGATAACGCCTATGGATACCCGGAAATGCAAACGAAATATGCGCAAGGGGCCTATGGAACAACAAACTATTACTATACCAGCCGCTACGGTGGTCTATACGAGAAAGGCACCACACTATACGACAACACAGACGCAGTTATGCAAACAGGCTTTACCTCAAAGCATAATATATCTGTGGAAGCCGGTTCTGAGGTAGCAACCCTAAGAGCGGCAGCTTCTTTTCTCGACCAGACAGGTGTAGTGAAAGGGACTGACTATTCACGGATGAACTTCACACTATCAGGTCAAGCAAAAATTACTGACTGGATGAAGTTCGAAGCATCCATGCAATATACATCTACAACAAACGACAAAGCACTTCGTGGTACAGATGGCCCCTTGTACAAATCAATGTTATGGCCAAGCGTAGATAACATGTCTAATTACTTAGCGGACGACGGTTCACACATGCGCATGCCCAATTACTACACGGACACCGATCTTTTAAATCCACTATTTGATATAAATAAAAACAAATATTACGATGAATCCGATCGTTTTATAACAAATGCAGCCGTCAGTATAACTCCCTTTAAAAATGCCTTTCTTCGCGCACAAGTAGGTTGGGATGTTGGAATGCAAACATTTGAAACGTCAAAACATCCCTATTACTACAACAACAATGCTGGCTCTGGAGTTTATAACCTTGCCAAGTCAAATTTTTCAGATCCTACATTAAATATTATAGCAGGATATAGCAACGATTTTTTCAACAAAAAGATAACGCTTGCGCTCCAAGCCGGATATCACCAGATAGAAAATGGAGTCACTCGCTTAGCAACATACGGAACTAAATTTGCTGTTGTTAATTTTCAATCAATAAATAACTGCGATGCTTCAACCATAGTCTCAAACACAACAACAACCAAGCGCAGAGTACAAGCCATTTCAGGACAAATGGAATTAGGCTATAACAACATGGCTTTCCTAACTCTTCGAGCTCGAAATGACTGGTCCTCAACACTTCCCCCAAATAATAAGTCGTTTTTCTATCCGGCTATGGAAGTTGCATTCATACCAACAGAACTCGCCTTTTTAAAAAATAATAAATATATAAACTTCCTAAAACTCCGCGGTTCCATTGCACAAGTTGGTAAAGATGCAGGACCAAATGAAATTAAACCGCAGCTACAAGCTACAGGTTTAACTGGAGGAGGGTATCAATATGGCTATACAGGCTCCAACGAAAAACTAAAGCCGGAAATGACAACTTCACACGAAGTAGGTTTTGAAGGACGCTTTTGGGATGACAGGATAAATACAGATTTCACTTACTTTTGGACACACTGCGCCGATCAGATAGTAAAAGGATTTCGGCTTAGTTACGCAACAGGGTTTGTATTAAACAACATGAATGTCGGCACGTTCGATACTAAGGGATGGGAAGCACATGTTGACGCAGACATTATTCGCAAATCAAATGGATTTCGTTGGAATGTTGGAGTAAATGTTTCAAGCACAAAATCAAAAGTTGTTTATCTACCTGATAATGTAAGCGAGTACTACAACTCTAGCACATGGAATTCAGGTGGCATCCGCAACGGCATTATGGTTGGTCATTCAGTTACAACTCTGACCGGTAAAGCATATCAACGCAATGATGCAGGAGAAATATTAATTGACCCAACCACCGGTATACCTTTAGTAAGTAGCACATGGAGTGTTATTGGAGACCGTGAACCAAAATTGCGCTTTGGGCTTACTACCAGTTTAGCTTACAAAGGCATGCGTCTGTCAGCTATGTTTTCAGGACGCTACAAAGCAACCGTAGTGAACGGTACAAAACGTTCGATGATGGAAAAAGGCACCAGTTGGGAATCTGTTGAGTTACGCGAACGAGGCCCAGTGGTTTTTAATGGCGTTTTGAAAGATGGCAATGAGAACACAACTAGTCCAACTAAAAACAACATAACGGTATCCTATGACACATACGGAGCCTCAATTTATACAGGAGCAGATGAGGATTGGTTAGAGAAAAACGTCAATTATCTGCGACTGCAAGAGCTTCGTGTATCCTATACAATGCCTGCAAAATGGCTAAAAAAGAGTCTTATTTCAAACGCAAATATCTATGCAGCAGGCAACGATTTATTTACCTGGACGAATTACTCCGGCATTGATGCCGTAGGCAATACAGTCTCTGCAGCAGCAGGTGGCACGGGAGGTGAAGGATATGATGTTTGGTCGATACCTAATCCTCGTGGTATTTCATTTGGCTTAAGCCTCACATTTAGATAA
- a CDS encoding SusD/RagB family nutrient-binding outer membrane lipoprotein codes for MKKIAIIATFITSFLCLNTSCNDYLDVNRNVDAPDYVEAYLYLAGITQQYQGMYWDVRATGPLTQMMGTTSYVSFAKHYYSGGTDSGGEIWRVAYWLQGMNLENLINQSIEAEDWTLAGIGYAMKAYTWDQLTKYHSELPMKQAFVEGLLSHNYDYQEEIYPQVREWAYKAIEYLEKEDTHNYGNKITGNDYIYSGNKEKWVKFAYGVIVSNLASLSNKNDFSTKYAQELIDCAQKSLQSSDDDATVTVAGGSDEAAYDEYNNFWGVNRKVLSWDYFQHEYAVQVFTGSVPKYDESTGEKTRVEGNDYYPYELAEKQIICDTLVNLTGHYDPRIAVKLATTDDPNFNNMDNVDSIKAHKYYGGSFTATAGPIGTAPSFYGRKATSTYIGTPNDGKGRWLYRDDAPYVIMTCAQIKLCLAETYWKLGEKENALSAFKEGVKADLDFTAKYIYPGTKGSASGGDKITKAVFQSLANEYLNGPYVAGLSLSDFSLSHIMMQKWVALYPWGAQEAWVDMRKYHYDITYSGEYPSSGNGWDLSMINQKWDTDQTKVYKGLYLSPAQVQSRKTAYDTKNEGSPCYRIRPRYNSEYMWNKPSLESLVPIAGTADNYQCSIPWFAYPGDLPTSTK; via the coding sequence ATGAAAAAAATAGCAATAATTGCCACGTTCATAACATCGTTCTTGTGCCTAAATACAAGTTGCAATGATTATCTCGACGTCAACAGAAATGTAGACGCTCCAGATTATGTGGAAGCTTATCTTTACCTAGCAGGTATCACGCAACAATATCAAGGTATGTATTGGGATGTTCGTGCAACAGGTCCTCTTACTCAAATGATGGGTACTACGTCTTATGTTTCTTTCGCCAAGCACTATTATTCAGGAGGAACCGATAGCGGTGGCGAAATATGGCGGGTAGCTTACTGGTTACAAGGAATGAACCTGGAAAATCTAATCAATCAATCGATTGAAGCTGAAGACTGGACTTTAGCTGGTATCGGATATGCAATGAAAGCCTATACATGGGATCAATTGACAAAGTATCACTCCGAACTTCCGATGAAACAAGCATTCGTCGAAGGGTTGTTATCTCACAATTATGACTATCAAGAAGAAATATACCCTCAAGTTCGCGAATGGGCATATAAAGCGATCGAATATCTTGAGAAAGAAGACACTCATAATTATGGGAACAAAATCACAGGGAACGACTATATCTATAGTGGCAACAAAGAAAAATGGGTGAAGTTCGCTTATGGAGTAATAGTAAGTAATTTAGCTTCACTATCAAACAAAAACGATTTTAGTACAAAATATGCTCAAGAGCTAATTGATTGCGCCCAGAAATCTCTTCAATCCTCAGATGACGACGCAACTGTTACCGTTGCCGGCGGATCAGACGAAGCAGCGTACGATGAATATAACAATTTTTGGGGAGTCAACAGAAAAGTCCTTTCTTGGGATTATTTCCAACATGAATATGCAGTTCAAGTATTTACTGGAAGCGTTCCTAAATACGACGAAAGCACAGGAGAAAAAACACGTGTAGAGGGCAATGACTATTATCCCTATGAACTTGCCGAAAAGCAAATTATCTGCGATACACTCGTTAATCTTACTGGACATTATGACCCACGCATAGCTGTTAAATTGGCAACTACCGACGATCCCAATTTCAATAATATGGATAACGTTGACAGTATTAAAGCTCATAAATACTACGGAGGATCATTCACCGCCACAGCAGGTCCAATAGGTACTGCTCCATCATTCTATGGACGTAAAGCAACCTCAACATACATTGGCACTCCTAATGATGGCAAAGGAAGATGGCTATATCGTGACGATGCCCCCTATGTAATAATGACTTGTGCACAAATAAAACTTTGCTTGGCTGAGACTTATTGGAAATTAGGAGAAAAGGAGAATGCATTGAGTGCATTCAAGGAAGGAGTAAAAGCAGACTTGGACTTCACTGCAAAATACATCTATCCTGGAACCAAAGGATCAGCAAGCGGAGGAGATAAAATAACAAAAGCCGTTTTTCAGTCATTAGCTAATGAATATCTGAATGGCCCTTATGTTGCAGGATTATCGCTGTCAGATTTCTCGCTTTCACATATTATGATGCAAAAATGGGTAGCTCTTTATCCTTGGGGAGCACAAGAAGCATGGGTCGATATGCGCAAGTATCATTATGACATTACTTACAGCGGTGAATATCCTTCATCAGGCAATGGGTGGGATCTATCTATGATTAACCAGAAATGGGATACAGACCAGACGAAAGTATATAAAGGATTATATTTATCTCCCGCGCAAGTTCAAAGTCGTAAAACTGCCTATGACACAAAAAATGAAGGTTCTCCTTGCTACCGTATACGCCCCCGTTACAATTCGGAATATATGTGGAACAAACCCTCGCTAGAATCTTTGGTACCGATAGCCGGAACAGCAGACAATTACCAATGTTCCATACCTTGGTTTGCTTATCCGGGAGACTTACCAACTTCTACAAAATAA